The Daucus carota subsp. sativus chromosome 7, DH1 v3.0, whole genome shotgun sequence genome window below encodes:
- the LOC108196120 gene encoding flavin-containing monooxygenase FMO GS-OX-like 3, producing MILSLKIAVIGAGVAGLIAARELKRSGHQVTIFEKSGQIGGTWAYNPQTESDPLSLDPNREIIHSSLYSSLRTNHPRHLMSFSDYPFAKFYGDPRNFPGHEEVLKFLNEFWVEFGLTELTRLGTEVVRVEAVDDSGYCEWIVESRKGELSEVEVFDGVVICNGHHTVPRVAAIRGIGQWPRKQIHSHNYRVPEPFHNQIVVMIGAGPSAYDISRDIAEVAKEVHLSSRNSTCGGFYKLVNLSNVRQHAEIDYVDESGRVAFVDGSSVCADIIFHCTGYKFSFPFLRTNGIVTVDDNRVGPLYKHVFSPEIGSRLSFVGIPCNITLFPMMELQSKWISCVLSSKVVLPSKEAMLADTNEHYRSLEERGIPKHSTHSLATTGFQYLDCLASQVKVQPVEERLKNIYKQLVSVFFSSEGDQFREWDVDSWVNGNHLKLLAASEKRSGSKLLAAFEENVGHDNSKVVESS from the exons ATGATTTTATCTCTCAAAATTGCGGTGATAGGAGCCGGGGTTGCCGGTTTAATAGCCGCTCGGGAGCTTAAAAGATCCGGCCACCAAGTCACCATTTTCGAAAAATCGGGTCAAATAGGTGGAACATGGGCATACAATCCCCAAACCGAGTCCGACCCGTTAAGTCTCGACCCGAATAGAGAAATCATCCACAGTAGCCTCTACTCTTCGCTCCGAACTAACCACCCTCGACATCTTATGAGTTTTTCGGACTACCCATTTGCCAAATTCTACGGAGACCCGAGGAATTTTCCGGGTCATGAGGAGGTGTTGAAGTTTCTAAACGAGTTTTGGGTTGAGTTTGGACTCACTGAGTTGACTCGGTTGGGTACTGAAGTTGTCCGAGTTGAAGCGGTGGATGACTCGGGGTATTGTGAGTGGATTGTTGAGTCGAGAAAAGGCGAGTTGAGTGAGGTGGAAGTGTTTGATGGGGTTGTGATTTGTAATGGTCATCATACTGTGCCGCGGGTGGCTGCGATCAGAG GTATAGGTCAATGGCCGCGAAAACAAATTCATAGCCACAATTACCGTGTCCCAGAACCTTTTCACAATCAG ATAGTGGTCATGATTGGAGCTGGACCTAGTGCCTATGATATATCTAGAGACATTGCAGAAGTTGCTAAAGAAGTTCATCTTTCTTCGAGAAATTCCACATGTGGTGGATTTTATAAATTGGTCAACCTTAGTAATGTAAGGCAGCACGCTGAG ATCGATTATGTTGATGAAAGTGGTAGAGTAGCGTTTGTGGATGGATCTTCTGTTTGTGCTGATATCATATTTCATTGCACTGG GTACAAGTTCAGTTTTCCATTTCTTAGAACTAATGGGATCGTAACTGTGGATGATAATAGAGTTGGACCCTTGTACAAGCACGTCTTTTCTCCTGAGATTGGCTCCAGGCTCTCTTTTGTTGGAATCCCCTGCAAC ATTACATTATTCCCCATGATGGAATTACAATCCAAGTGGATATCGTGTGTTTTATCCAGCAAGGTGGTCCTACCGTCTAAAGAGGCAATGCTCGCTGATACCAACGAACACTACAGGTCGTTGGAGGAACGAGGGATCCCAAAACATAGTACTCACTCCCTTGCTACTACCGGG TTCCAATACCTGGACTGTCTAGCAAGTCAAGTAAAAGTTCAACCAGTTGAAGAAAGgttaaagaatatatacaaacaaCTTGTTTCGGTGTTCTTCAGCTCCGAAGGAGACCAATTCAGGGAATGGGATGTAGATAGTTGGGTGAATGGAAACCACTTGAAACTACTTGCAGCAAGTGAAAAACGTTCAGGCTCCAAATTGCTTGCAGCATTTGAGGAAAACGTCGGACATGATAATAGCAAGGTTGTTGAAAGCAGCTAG